The Parafrankia discariae genome has a window encoding:
- a CDS encoding DUF5753 domain-containing protein yields MAERTSLSAARLSRVENGTSLLSLPEIGEWASAVGADTDARARLHQPAEAAHTPAVEAFRHGGPDLQRSVLDLEARAGRVVTVQPTIVPALLQTVAYARAVLNLADVTSQDISATVALRQRRQELLHDSAKRFGFLLTEAALRWPAGDAHRMATQYDRIAQISTLPNVTVGVIPLGRQVSALPWCDINLYESCGDGEPPIIDIELSHGEIWVVDPIDIDVYKGLVGKLRVGELRGVAQSSRLDGGLAFVVGQDAQVASHVPRIIIGIREVLASIAGVRLLTRRSDLDQDGRWDHVATRVFQGKTRQRGRQLPELLVDVRGRQERGGGRGEPVGEPVRPGRVVATHADRPVDPQAVVHGRAVVGCLGNGDDPVVVAAGLESASLGSHGESLLAQFREDGLKGRVAAPGRFHLGSAIPGGDVAGLWPGYPDRARWPTRDGRGRTRAQAGRHRPDGSRGRRAAAGPGKERDAKQPGDDSLAAARPPPTRRELASASWARLLTFIRHRTAHPPSLPRFVPASKPYVTASAPTTPSSRPRCVPGTRRPTCQAIPA; encoded by the coding sequence ATGGCGGAGCGGACGAGCCTGAGCGCCGCGCGACTGTCCCGGGTGGAGAACGGCACCTCGCTGCTGTCACTGCCCGAGATCGGCGAGTGGGCGAGTGCCGTCGGCGCGGACACCGACGCTCGTGCCCGCCTGCACCAGCCGGCCGAGGCCGCGCACACCCCGGCAGTGGAGGCCTTCCGCCACGGCGGCCCGGACCTGCAGCGCAGCGTCCTGGACCTGGAAGCCCGCGCCGGGCGCGTCGTCACCGTGCAGCCCACGATCGTCCCGGCGCTGCTGCAGACGGTTGCCTACGCGCGCGCGGTCCTCAACCTCGCCGACGTCACCAGCCAGGACATCTCCGCGACGGTCGCGCTGCGGCAGCGCCGCCAGGAACTTCTGCATGACTCGGCGAAGCGCTTCGGCTTCCTCCTCACCGAGGCCGCGCTGCGCTGGCCCGCCGGCGACGCGCACCGCATGGCCACGCAGTACGATCGCATCGCCCAGATCTCGACACTGCCCAACGTCACCGTCGGCGTGATCCCGCTGGGCCGGCAGGTCTCGGCATTGCCCTGGTGCGACATCAACCTCTACGAGAGCTGCGGTGACGGCGAACCGCCGATCATCGACATCGAGCTTTCCCACGGCGAGATCTGGGTCGTCGATCCCATCGACATCGACGTCTACAAGGGGCTGGTCGGCAAGTTGCGGGTAGGGGAGCTGCGCGGCGTTGCCCAGTCGTCACGGCTCGACGGTGGTCTGGCCTTCGTCGTCGGTCAGGACGCGCAGGTCGCGTCGCATGTGCCCCGCATCATTATCGGCATCCGCGAGGTATTGGCATCGATAGCCGGCGTCCGCCTTCTGACCCGTCGCTCCGATCTTGACCAGGACGGCCGCTGGGATCACGTCGCAACGCGGGTCTTTCAGGGGAAAACCCGGCAGCGCGGTCGCCAGCTTCCAGAACTGCTCGTAGACGTTCGTGGCCGTCAGGAGCGCGGCGGAGGGCGGGGAGAACCCGTAGGTGAGCCAGTCCGACCCGGGCGGGTCGTAGCCACCCATGCCGACCGTCCAGTCGATCCGCAGGCCGTTGTACACGGTCGAGCAGTGGTTGGCTGCCTGGGGAACGGCGATGATCCGGTCGTTGTCGCAGCTGGCCTCGAGAGTGCCTCCCTCGGCAGCCATGGTGAGAGTCTTCTGGCGCAGTTCCGCGAGGATGGTTTGAAGGGTCGAGTCGCCGCCCCTGGACGGTTCCACCTCGGGTCGGCCATACCAGGTGGCGACGTAGCCGGGTTGTGGCCCGGTTATCCGGACCGGGCGCGGTGGCCCACCCGGGATGGCCGGGGACGGACGCGAGCTCAGGCTGGCCGTCACCGCCCCGACGGGAGCCGTGGACGCCGAGCCGCCGCAGGCCCCGGCAAGGAACGCGATGCAAAGCAGCCCGGTGATGATTCCCTCGCGGCGGCCAGGCCGCCGCCGACCCGCCGAGAACTGGCGTCGGCCAGCTGGGCCAGGTTGCTGACGTTTATTCGTCACAGAACGGCACACCCGCCTAGCCTCCCACGCTTTGTCCCAGCCTCGAAGCCCTACGTCACCGCATCAGCGCCGACGACCCCTTCCAGCAGGCCGAGGTGCGTGCCAGGTACCCGGAGGCCGACCTGCCAAGCGATTCCGGCCTAA